The DNA sequence GCAGAAGATGATTATGCTCATGTACAAAATCATGAACCTCAAACTTGCTACTTTCTCTATTGAATTGCAGTCCCAATCGTACAAGACAGTTTGTTCGTGTTTCTGCTCTAGGGTTCTTTGTTAGATGATCTCGTTTATCTGCTACTCGATTACCCTCTTTTGAGCACACAAATCTAACTGTAGTAATTTGTCCATCTATTCGACTCTTATTTGCATACACTTTTCGAACCCCAAAACCAGTTTGGCCTCCTTACTTACGCCAAAATTGAAATGCAGCATCTACTGTATCAAATTGCATACCTATTCGAGGAATCCAATCAAGAGACTTATTGATGCCCTCATCGAAATTACTTGTTGTACTGTCATCCATACCACTTCATATGTAATAATACAAGACAAATATTAACTACAAGATACAACAATTCACAAGTATAGAAATATTAGTAATTTAATGGAAGCTGCAATCTTTTATTCATTAGGATTATTAGATTGACAGCAAGCTATAAATGAGTTTATGCAATTTCCATTATATGTTGTTTAATAGCAATCCACATTTTTCTCTCTTGTCCAAATATGCACTTTGTTCATAGACTTTACATTAAGCATAGATAAACTGATAAAGAAACCGAACTGATCCAGTTCtagatacataatatatatatatatatatatatatatatatatatatatatatgatatccACATGACTGAAGGATCCAATAGCGAATACTTCTTTTCTTTACTCAATGCTAAAGCTGGTTTTGAAGGATCAAATAGGTCATGGCTTGGGGAGTCATTGAAAGCAAGACTTTCGGTTTAGTGTGTATGTCAAAGAACAGAGGAAGGAGCCTATTAATAGATTAGAGTATTCAGCCTCACTCACAGGAAGATCTATGAAGTTTTCAAACTGATGTAATTCTCGACCTCAAGGATTATTAAATATGAAGTTTCAATTTTAACTAGATTTTAACCTAGTTCCTGTACAAATAAAAGTATATGGATTGACGAACTAGAGAGTTTAACCTAATTCATTCTAAGTAGAACTATTTGACTTTCAGAAACCAATAAATTATGTACTTCAAAAATCAGTGGACATAACAATTAGTTCATATATCAAATAAAGTATCAAGAGGCCGTTTCAAAAGAGGAACCTGATTGTATTCATGCCTTCTTGTAACCATGGACGATTTTCCATAGAAGCGCAGAGAAAGAACAACGTAGCAAGTCACGCATAGAAGAAAGACTTTGACGTCAACCAGAGTCTTTAACGCAgaggagaattttttttttttgccggaGTTAACGACAACTAACGTCACCTTAACTAGAGTTAgagtagaaaaccaaaaactgatcCAAGAATAATGTGTCACTTTTCAGAGCCCTTAGATTAGATAAAGAgtcaagattttatgaaattcaaGTAAATTTACAgactcctcactttagagggGCCGGATCCATCGTGGAATTGGACCTTGTATAAAGCTTTGTAATTGAAGATTATTTTCATTGCTGAGATCAAGTATATATTACACTGTGCGATACATACCCATTTCAGgccaaaaaagaaacaaatatgtatatgctCTATTATATGTCGCAATAGCTCAACACAGACTGAAAACTTGTAAACTGTACCAGATCGATAATGGCTTTGATTCTTCATGGCCTCGGTCTCGGTGGGTCGCATGGACCAATCCCAAAACTGGAAGATGAATCCAGGTTGTCTTCAAAACCGCTATTAGCATTATAACAAAGCCCTGAATTATTGTAAAGCCTAAGCTTCCTTCTCATCCTCCAAACCATTTCTCTCCCAAATGGAATTGACCCAACTAGTCCATTGTCGTTTAATCTCAACTCACCAACGCTCTTAAGCTCTCGAAAGCTATTTGGGATTGAACCATTCAAGTGGTTGCCATCAAGATGAAGCACACGAAGGCTTGGCAAGTGACCTATCGATGAAGGTATAGGACCATGTAGATTCATGTTTGATAAGATCAGAATCATTAAACCCTTCATACCTTCAAATCCTTCACTTGGAATTTGTGTCGGGCCCATAGGGTTGCCTTTGAGGTTCAGAGTTTGAAGAGACACCAAGGTTCCAAACCACATTGGGAGAGGACCCTTGAGGCGATTGTAGCTCAAATCCATGAGCATGAGGTCTTTTAGGCCGCCGATGGAGTTGGGTATCGATCCGGTGAGCCAGTTGTGGCTCAAATCCATCTTGAGAAGAGAAAGGCAGGCTCCGATTTGGGAGGGGATTGAACCGGCTAGAAGATTTTGGCTCATGTCAAGGATGCTTAAGATGgggaagctgaaattgggtattGAACCGGTTAGAGAATTACAGCTCAAGTCTAACGACCTTAGACCGGTGACACGGTTTAGTGAGACCGGAATTGAACCGTTGAGATTATTTTTGTGGAGGTCGAGAACCTTTAAACGGGTGAGATTGCCCAGCTCAATAGGTATAGGACCCACGTGCCCGTTGTCTCTAAGCACTAGTGTTTGCAGAGTGGGACCCAATTGGCCGAGAAATGACGGGATTGGCTGGGGGTTGTAACTGAAACAACGGTAGAAAAAGAGGGTCCGGAGGTAATGGAGCCTAGTGATGGACGGCGAAATATGTGACCGGGTTGGGTCGCAAGTCGGGAAGGCGGTGTCGTCTGACAAGGCTCCAAAGGAGAGGGAGACGACGTGGAAAACATCGTTCTTGTCGGGCATGCACTCAATCCCGTGCCAACGGCCACGACACACGTCTGAGATGTCAGTGGCCCAATCGTTGCCCGTGGCACGCATGATGTCGTAGACCGCTTCTTGCTCACGGGCATCGGTTCGAGCCCCGTCTTTGTTGATGGAGAACCCGGTCTGCGGCCCCTCTACAAGGGCGTTGGGCTCGCCTGAATCAGACATAATTACCGTGAAAGGCGTGGCCAGCGTCCAAAAAGACATGAGAAAGAGCAGCAAGGGTAATGGTGGTGGTGAGGAAATGAGTGACATTTTGGTGGAGAAAGACTAGACGATCTACTAGTTATGGGAGTGAGGGAGGGAGTTGTGACTCCTGCAAGTTTGTACCGGGATTGTGAGAGATGGGACTTCTTCAGTGTTGATTCTATAAAAGGGTGAGCCGGAATTAATGCTATTCTGAGTGGGTTGGTGCGTGGAATTATGGTATCACGGGAAATGGGATGAAATAAATACATGGTACTTCTTAGCATTGATGTTCTTCACGGGAATTGAAACGAAGTTTAATTTCGACTGGGGACAATCAACAAGGACTAGATCTTGTTAACTTCATGAGTTCATGGTGTTGAAATCCTTCAGTTTGTAGGTTCTTGCTTAGTAACCGATGTAACTGACGGTGAATACCAAATTGAGATGTCAACATTTCAAGGTAACAAAATGTTGATTGACTTTTTAGACTCGAGTTTTGATGTTATTCTTTCTTCTATCTAGCTTCTGGTCCCAATTGTTACgtttttgtcaattttaatttatgATGTGCAGAGATTTCTAACAGTAGAGATCCATTAATCTGTTTGAATTTATAGCTTTGTGGTAGTATGAACATTCAACATTGTACTTGAAAGTTTttatcttattaaaaaaaaaaaaactgtattagttATTTAGCTATGTTATATCTCGTGAAAtgtgctgattttttttttttaagttctagttaacattgatagTGTTTACGGAAAActaaaattgagagagaattaagtcgtactttcattgataatagaggtctatttatatagaggattacaagacatagaattagAGTTGTACAATGAAATGTAAtattacattgattggatatctccaagattctccaatattatctctaattctaactctattaccactaggtcaactAATCTAGAGTTTGgactagacacatattctggatttatttgaacactccccattgtgtcgcccaaacatggtgctgctctcgttgcctcattaaaaatcttgccgaataacaaaaaccctgtgaaacaaaaataacctcggtcgaaggggaaaaaagagcacaacacaccattcacgtttTGAGACCTTACATGTAAATATCTcctcctgatgtctgcatctccccctgatgactacagtcataggagttcggataacttttgcaaatgatgctaccaacatgtttctcgaaagtgcaatttaggcaatgacttagtgagcaaggcTGTcatattgtcctcagatcgaacttaGCTTGCTTTGATCATGAGGAGAGTCTGTttttgctaattatgcttggtgttgtcggttttgatgtagccttacttcattcgttcaaaacaagcagcattattttaaatgctcgtaggctcatatgtggtaaacttcaaaccacaattgttcgaacatgtaattatggatccaatccatatatattcacgaaccattttgtgaagagcaataatatcTGCATGGTTCGAAAGATATAGCGACCAAGATTTGTTATGTAGAACTCCAAGATAttgcggtcttacccatggtgaacacttaaccagtttgggaatgacctttgtgtggatcagagagatacctaatgtcagcaaaaccttccaaaacacatgtcgttttgaaaggttttgcatggttcgaagagcaattcatatacattcacgaaccatttcgtgaagagtaataatctctgcatggttcgaagatatagtgactagaATCTGTTCTGTAGAcatccaagatatcgcggtcttacccatggtaaacacttaaccagtttgggaattacttttgtgtgggtcagagagattcccaacatcagcaaaaccttccaaaatacatgtcattttgggatggggatagaggacgcaggccagtgttggcggcgttcttggtgtgtgatgggtccgaatccatcgtctctctgtagggatagaataagctcatatcaatcgtacatctcaagtactgaaagatatcttttacaccaattccatggcgttgcgttggtgcaaagctatatctagctaacaagttcacggtaaatgagatgtccggccttgtgcattaagctaagtacaataatgcgcatattgcacttaagtaagacacttctgcctctagcacatcttcgtcctcatcctctggacgaagaggatcctttttaggatcaagactatggacgatcatggggggtgcttgaaggcttgaccttgtcaaaatgcctaagcatctatcaacacaatgctcaagttccaaactgagacataatcgtgttttcctaagatccttcatctcaaacttgaaTTTCGAGTATTCAACGGTTTTccttaactttttaagggcttccaatgaaaatcatgtccaacatgaacagcaatagtgtcacgcccctgattttttaacacaaataaaaatcgatatataataaCATAATTATGCATGTGTGATCGTTCAGTTATCAATACCAAATaccaaaaaacttttttttttcccttcaactAAATACATATTGATACCCTGAACCCACTGTGttaatattgacccgctccgtagagtcatatattacataagtttacaaattaaattgccaacaaaaaaaaaatgtaaatgctcctcagagttaactacacaacggaagtccaaataaccgtaaagtcacaaaaatgacTTTCTATTGTAAAGCTGCAAAGACGCTACCttagcttcagccccgattatcctaacctgcatgattaacccctacactatTTGAATAGTGTACATGGTTGTCACATAACAAAACTCTGTAAGCTTTtacaagcccgtatgagtaattCAAAATAGTCAACACAACTCACActagaaataaggaaaacaactcacgctttgattccttaaaacatgaaataaaggagaataacacacccttaatttcctttcaaatcgaaataaaagaaagcaacttacaccttggtttcttttaaaacgaaacatagaaaacaactcactcctaaatttctatcaattgtaccaaaatcgtaccatagaaaacaactcacacttgaattTTATCAATtgaacatagaaagcaactcaatccttgatttctatcaattgtaccaaaatcataccatagaaaacaactcacacttgaattctatcaatttaacatagaaaacaactcactctttgatttctatcaattgtaccaaaatcgtaacatagaaaacaactcacacttgaattctatcaaatcgttaataaggaaaacaacttgcaccttgtccctctaaaaaccgttaataaggaagcaactcacacttgttccctaaaaacatgTAATTTCATTAGTTATCAATAACCacttcccgttaccccatgaattatcTATATGGCAGACATACTAGAGCTCAAactgaaacgtaaccactcgtccggccaaagatgTGATTActtgatattctgcccaaggtcatagaccttcgttcctcgggccgcacagtcccttggagcaaaacatttagactcaaaatgttacacaaatcgcaacgcttttcaaaacaatcgaaatcaacatttctataatcattgttttccgaaaagccataacacaaaataataaaaagcatcattccttgcatattgttttcatacacaaatctcaatgctcttcaaaacaaatcaaatcaacaactccacaatcatttgttttccgaaaagccacaacccaaaacaataaaaagcatcattcatgcatattgttttcataaatccacaaaccaccaaaacatatatatttcacgtaaatatatatatatatatatacacgtaaaaaaaaaaaaatatatatatatatatatacgtagtcatccgctcaggaatgcctattaataccaactatagtttgcagttaaatcaatacctctcaaaacgataaaggtaattccgttcgtaaatgaaccttgtgggattactcaccttgaaattcctgctgcgtcttcaatacagaacaaaacaGCCTAACCACCAACTAATCGtacaagaatacttcgtcaagtacctaaggaaagtacagccttgattaagtcaatgaaacacaaggaataacgttcgaaacgcTAAATTGAACCAAAATTTCCAAAGTGACACCAATTAaggtgaaaccacatccgagaccacccaatgtctccggaatacttatacgattgatatgtcaaaatcacaagtcaatcggactctcaaatcctcacggattgaatcatcaaacggtccgaaaccgtaaaaatcacaatatattcatacgatctccaaaaattgcatattatatattaaaacgctcgtatcgacgagtaaatgatatataataccagaaactgtcccttacatggccaGAACGCCGCcgaccaaaactcaatatttcacaaaacttccaacatcaaagatgttcatcacaactccaattacaactttcatagctacaccaaagtccaattataagtcaatcgatcgaattttaccttagaacaaatcaGCCCGAATGAAACCCtataatttcaattccaaaattcaacctccacgagttgaatcgatgcaagccaccttgtgaAAAGCATCTACGTCCTTcgagctccaaaagccctcaaaaaTCAcaggcaaaggtggccggaatctccaaTTTCGATGAAGCCGATTTCGTCCCCGACGTGGCTTCTTCTCGGCCTTGCAGTGCCCACCACAGCTAGTCCCACGCTCGATGGTTACTACAGACGTGTAGAGGAGGTTGAGGCGAAGAAAGCCCGCTTGGAATCTCGTccgatggtggccggaggaggaagaacgaagCCGGCGAAATGGAGAGCTGCGCACGGGCtcaggagagaagagagagaaaatatttccgaaaatggaaatctgactttttctgatatttttccggaaaaatcccatatataccaaaatggaaactttttccgatgcccataacttcttcatacgaactccgattttggcgttccacatatccacgaactcgtatcgatgcactCTACAATTTTTGTGAAGGAAATTTtaggagaatctcaacgtatcaaaagtcaaccttgaaccccccctaaatccacacttctcgaataattattcgcccgaaacacttccgctccatccacaagccacgaaaccgtccaataaccacaaattatATTCCGGAAAATCatcggaaaataaataagaatttcTGGGTCGTCACAGATAGAATCCAAAATTTGTTATGGAAATGcacgggcatatcccttcccaatcaagtagttactttagtgagcatttcaatcttattgtaaacgtgctctgtggtctagagccacttggcttgggtaaataaagatcaccatgaaccttcatgtatattccgtatctagatccccatagagatacgtagtgaccacatttgtaagttgcatgttcagttattcagaaactaccaaattgacaaggtagtggagtgcaataacatccattacgagagaatatgtctcatcgtagtcgatttcagggcgttctGTGcgaaaccttgagccttaaggCAAGACTTCCATATCTTTTTCTtatcacactttctaacgaagacccattagtcgaTAGactttatgttaggaggtgttggcatcattggctcGAAAAtcctcctcttcgttagagaatccaacttaacctggatagcatttttccatttaggccaattttctctacgttagcatttattcatcaacgaagcatggtttgatatcatcggactcaacgaACTCAtgcgcaaatacatcatcaatcatgatggagtttctatcacACGTCTTATATACACTAGTGGAATTTTCAaaaagctctatattctcaggaataggttctgacgttgaggcatcccccaatgataaccataatccgtaATATTCTCATGAGAATGATTTTAAGTGTCGATAATCCAAtgattgggttgtgccaaagtatccttcgaacgcAAGGGCCTCCTacacatcctagctggggccatgacctgtaaTGCCAGAGTGTCACTCTTTATAGAGTTGGCTCCATACCtaccatccttgcaggcatgtctgcaacagatatgtgtgatctgatcactttagtggggatcgagatgagacgtagtggcactactacaaaaactgcatcacacaacggtggaaatctgttaTGTGATGTGcaccatgtctgtcgtctatctcgatgttgtgtgatgagtacagtcacacaacggtgaaacaccattATCTGACTATCATAGACACAACGGATTGCTTATAACCGTTGCACCAGTTCTGCAcatgccaatgccagaaattggatgcggcgcattttcgatggtgatcagacaacagaattaagtacacgctgttgttggttaacttctcacacaacagaaacataacactcagacaacagtagTAAGTACacactgttgttggttaacatatcacacaacagaaaaatatagcgactgttgttggttgttccttcacacaacagatatcatAAGTAATTGTTGTATGTGTGAGGCTCAGTGTTGaattcttcacaagtcatacaacatcTTATTTCTATACCGTTATGTGAATTAACATTGGACAACGGATATGTAttcgttctgttgtgtgagttttaATTGGACAACGGATATGCAttcgt is a window from the Rosa chinensis cultivar Old Blush chromosome 2, RchiOBHm-V2, whole genome shotgun sequence genome containing:
- the LOC112183425 gene encoding protein TOO MANY MOUTHS, with amino-acid sequence MSLISSPPPLPLLLFLMSFWTLATPFTVIMSDSGEPNALVEGPQTGFSINKDGARTDAREQEAVYDIMRATGNDWATDISDVCRGRWHGIECMPDKNDVFHVVSLSFGALSDDTAFPTCDPTRSHISPSITRLHYLRTLFFYRCFSYNPQPIPSFLGQLGPTLQTLVLRDNGHVGPIPIELGNLTRLKVLDLHKNNLNGSIPVSLNRVTGLRSLDLSCNSLTGSIPNFSFPILSILDMSQNLLAGSIPSQIGACLSLLKMDLSHNWLTGSIPNSIGGLKDLMLMDLSYNRLKGPLPMWFGTLVSLQTLNLKGNPMGPTQIPSEGFEGMKGLMILILSNMNLHGPIPSSIGHLPSLRVLHLDGNHLNGSIPNSFRELKSVGELRLNDNGLVGSIPFGREMVWRMRRKLRLYNNSGLCYNANSGFEDNLDSSSSFGIGPCDPPRPRP